A DNA window from Pseudorasbora parva isolate DD20220531a chromosome 19, ASM2467924v1, whole genome shotgun sequence contains the following coding sequences:
- the hsd17b8 gene encoding estradiol 17-beta-dehydrogenase 8 isoform X2, producing the protein MAASSRLISRLTLVTGGGSGIGRAVCQRFANEGASVVVGDRNEESANQTLELLSRDHKGQEHMALGVDVSLKDSVEKLVTSIQCRYFQPASVCVNAAGITQDEFLLKMEEDDFDKVIEVNLKGTFLLTQAVSKALVSAGAAKGSIITVGSIVGKVGNIGQVNYSASKAGVEGLTRTAAKELSRFGIRCNCVLPGFITTPMTDKVPEKVISKLTSIIPMGRMGEPAVADACAFLASDDSRYITGVSIEVAGGLFIG; encoded by the exons ATGGCGGCGTCCTCTCGTCTCATATCCAGGTTGACATTAGTGACGG GAGGTGGCAGTGGCATCGGCAGGGCCGTGTGTCAGAGATTCGCCAATGAAGGTGCTTCTGTAGTAGTGGGTGACCGCAATGAGGAATCAGCCAATCAGACCTTGGAACTCCTGTCACGTGATCACAAAGGTCAGGAGCACATGGCCCTTGGGGTGGATGTGTCATTAAAGGACAGTGTGGAGAAACTAGTGACAAGTATACAG TGCCGTTACTTCCAGCcggcctctgtgtgtgtgaatgcagCCGGAATCACGCAAGATGAATTCCTTCTCAAGATGGAAGAAGATGATTTTGACAAAGTCATTGAAGTCAATCTCAAG GGTACTTTCCTTCTGACTCAGGCCGTCTCTAAGGCTTTAGTTTCTGCCGGAGCTGCGAAGGGCTCCATCATCACTGTGGGCAGTATAGTGGGCAAG GTTGGGAATATTGGCCAGGTGAACTACTCTGCTTCTAAAGCAGGAGTGGAGGGACTCACTCGAACCGCGGCCAAAGAGCTCAGCAG ATTCGGTATTCGCTGCAACTGTGTCCTGCCAGGGTTCATCACTACACCCATGACAGATAAAGTACCAGAGAAAGTCATCAGTAAA CTCACTTCCATCATTCCAATGGGAAGGATGGGAGAGCCTGCTG TCGCTGATGCATGTGCCTTTCTGGCTTCTGATGACAGTCGATATATTACTGGAGTCAGCATTGAAGTTGCTG GTGGACTCTTCATTGGCTGA
- the hsd17b8 gene encoding estradiol 17-beta-dehydrogenase 8 isoform X1: protein MAASSRLISRLTLVTGGGSGIGRAVCQRFANEGASVVVGDRNEESANQTLELLSRDHKGQEHMALGVDVSLKDSVEKLVTSIQCRYFQPASVCVNAAGITQDEFLLKMEEDDFDKVIEVNLKGTFLLTQAVSKALVSAGAAKGSIITVGSIVGKVGNIGQVNYSASKAGVEGLTRTAAKELSRFGIRCNCVLPGFITTPMTDKVPEKVISKLTSIIPMGRMGEPAEVADACAFLASDDSRYITGVSIEVAGGLFIG from the exons ATGGCGGCGTCCTCTCGTCTCATATCCAGGTTGACATTAGTGACGG GAGGTGGCAGTGGCATCGGCAGGGCCGTGTGTCAGAGATTCGCCAATGAAGGTGCTTCTGTAGTAGTGGGTGACCGCAATGAGGAATCAGCCAATCAGACCTTGGAACTCCTGTCACGTGATCACAAAGGTCAGGAGCACATGGCCCTTGGGGTGGATGTGTCATTAAAGGACAGTGTGGAGAAACTAGTGACAAGTATACAG TGCCGTTACTTCCAGCcggcctctgtgtgtgtgaatgcagCCGGAATCACGCAAGATGAATTCCTTCTCAAGATGGAAGAAGATGATTTTGACAAAGTCATTGAAGTCAATCTCAAG GGTACTTTCCTTCTGACTCAGGCCGTCTCTAAGGCTTTAGTTTCTGCCGGAGCTGCGAAGGGCTCCATCATCACTGTGGGCAGTATAGTGGGCAAG GTTGGGAATATTGGCCAGGTGAACTACTCTGCTTCTAAAGCAGGAGTGGAGGGACTCACTCGAACCGCGGCCAAAGAGCTCAGCAG ATTCGGTATTCGCTGCAACTGTGTCCTGCCAGGGTTCATCACTACACCCATGACAGATAAAGTACCAGAGAAAGTCATCAGTAAA CTCACTTCCATCATTCCAATGGGAAGGATGGGAGAGCCTGCTG AAGTCGCTGATGCATGTGCCTTTCTGGCTTCTGATGACAGTCGATATATTACTGGAGTCAGCATTGAAGTTGCTG GTGGACTCTTCATTGGCTGA
- the LOC137048061 gene encoding SLA class II histocompatibility antigen, DQ haplotype D beta chain-like, translated as MLSVFRHPPRTAQLLHWKKTEMNTFRRVLVGFVFCCVSSKDVYVFQDIDECEYSKEDLSDMVYIIKLVFNQKLLCTYDSRLGKYVGYDEFGIRSAEHFNNQSWKMKQRKEELETLCKANARFYVNSTTRTVPPIVTVRSTEKAHYGQLTTLVCHAYNFYPQAINMTWLLDGLKVTDDVISTEFMDNGDWSYQMHSYLDLVLHKGDRVSCQVEHSSLEKPLIVQWDSTSLDTRIAKLAVGCVFSLIGLTVALFAAYFYYKRNHRGFSSLPLN; from the exons ATGCTTTCAGTATTTAGACACCCTCCTCGAACAGCACAGCTTCTACACTGGAAGAAGACTGAGATGAACACATTCAGACGTGTCCTAGTGGGCTTTGTGTTTTGTTGTGTCTCATCTAAAG ATGTTTACGTGTTCCAGGATATTGACGAATGTGAATATAGCAAAGAGGATTTGTCTGACATGGTTTACATAATAAAGCTGGTCTTCAACCAGAAGCTTCTGTGCACTTATGACTCAAGGCTGGGGAAATATGTTGGTTATGATGAGTTTGGGATCAGAAGTGCTGAGCATTTCAATAATCAGAGCTGGAAGATGAAACAGCGGAAGGAAGAGCTGGAGACACTTTGTAAAGCTAATGCAAGATTTTATGTCAACAGCACAACGAGAACAG TGCCGCCCATTGTTACCGTACGTTCCACTGAGAAGGCTCATTACGGTCAGCTGACCACCCTGGTCTGCCATGCATACAATTTTTACCCACAGGCCATTAATATGACCTGGCTATTGGACGGATTGAAGGTCACAGATGATGTGATCTCCACTGAATTCATGGATAACGGTGACTGGAGCTACCAGATGCATTCGTACCTGGATCTGGTGCTCCACAAAGGAGACAGAGTGAGCTGCCAAGTGGAGCACAGTAGTCTGGAGAAACCTCTCATTGTTCAGTGGG ACTCGACGTCTCTCGATACCAGAATCGCAAAATTAGCTGTGGGTTGCGTTTTTTCCCTTATCGGCCTTACTGTGGCTCTCTTTGCTGCATACTTCTACTACAAACGAAACCACAGAG GTTTTTCTTCCCTTCCCCTCAATTGA